Below is a window of Paenibacillus bovis DNA.
TACCGTCAGCTCCCAGCCGCGTGGCCCCCACCAATTTCTGAGATGATCGGCTTCGGCAAAAGCGCGAAATACCAATTCCCTCGGTGCATCAAATTCGCGTTCCAGCACAAGTTCCTGACCTTCTACCCTCGATACCATTTGACCTGACATATACCATCCTCCTCGAATTTCATTGGACTTGCGGAAGATACGGCTAACGCTGCATTATTCTTTCTGGCTGTTGTTTCTCCTTAGTACATTCTCTGGCAGATCGCGCCTTTCCTCTATCCTTTTGCGCCCTGGCTTCATCTATTTGAAGATTATCAGAGAATGCACTGCCTTTTTTTGTTCCGTTCGGCTATTCCGGCTGTGTTCTTCACGATAGTTACATACAGAATAGACAAAAAAGCTGCCCCATTCAGCGGAGCAGCTGGTATGATCATTTGTTGGACAGGTAAAATGTAGTACTGAACTTCCGGATCACCACGGAAGCTGATCGTCCATATAATAAAACTCACCTGTTGGACCTTCTGCCGGCAAAGTAGCCAAACGGACTGCTGTTTTGGCACCATCTGTTACAGATAGCTCGCCATGTTCGCCACCCAGTCGGGTTTTGACGAGACCGGGATGCACGGAATTCACTTTCAAACCCGCAGCTTTGTGCTGCTGTGACCAATAGGCGGTCAGCATATTAAGCGCTGCCTTGGAAGCGGCATAAGCAGGCTGGGCCAGCTTTTGCACCTGCTCATTCGTCAATTGCAGTGCAATCGAACCGATCGCACTGCTCTGATTAACGACCCGGCCAGCTGGGCTTTTTAGCAGTAGCGGCAGCAATTTTTCTGTGAGACGATAAGGGGCGTAGGTGTTGACTTCAAATGTATCTCGAAATACGTCTCCCTCATATTCGGAATTTTCCAGCAATACGCCTGCATTATTAACCAGAATATCCAATCGGCCATACTTTTCCTCAATCCATTGAGCCAGTTCATTGATGTGTTCCTCATTGGTCACTTCCAGCTGTACACCCTGGACATCGATATTTTCCTGGCGCAATTCGCTGGCGGCTTCCTCGGCAGCTGCCAGGGTTCGTGCAGACAGCAGTACAGTGATTCCCTGCTGACCGAGCTGTCTGGCTACTTCCAGACCGATACCTTTACTCGCTCCTGTTACCAGTGCGATTGAATTTGTCATATTAAACATCCTCCTTAAGTTTGGTTCGGGTTTGGGTTGGAGTTATGGATTAACGGTTATGGAATCGGGCGTATGCACATGTCTGACTGTATTCAAATGTTGTACATAGGCCAGCTGGCTGTCCGTAATCTGCTCATCGGTAATATGGTGAACGTTATGCAAAACAAACGGTGGCAAATAATGTGCGCCTACATAATGGGTCAGTGCCTCCATCGGAGCGGCGATTGTACGGATCGTGAACAGGTTGGAGCCACCGGGCTGGTAAGCCGCACTGCTGCCTGCTGTCGAGATAGCGATGCCGATTTCTTTGCCCTGCATATGATTGCCATCCGGACCGAACGCCCAGCCAAAAGCCAGCACTTCATCAAACCACTGTTTGAGCAGCGGCGGTGTACTGTACCAGTAGAGCGGATACTGGAAAATAATGCGATCATGGCTGTCCAGCAAAGCCTGCTCATAAGCAATATCGAGCTGGTGGTCCGGGTAGGCATCATACAATGTATGTACCGTCGTATCCGGATGTGTCTTCATTATCTCTGTCCAGGCGCGATTCACCCGGGACGTATGCAGATGGGGATGGGCTACAATAATAAGTGTTTTCATCGTTATCTCTCCTCGTATTCTTATTTGAGAACGATCGTTCTAATTTATTCAAAAAAAGAGGAGCACCCTTGCTGATCATTTCTCTATCATTCGGATGCTCATCTCTGCCATCTGCTTCAGTTTCTCTTTTGGCAGCGACGTTCGTACGGTTACTCGTAGTCCAAGCAGCGCATTATGCAGCTGTTCCGCCAATTCACGGGCTTCATACCGGGTAGTGAATTCGCCATTCGACTGTCCCCACGTCACAATATCTGTAAGTATATCCTCTGCTCTCTCAAAAGCGGCTCTGGAGCGGGCATCAATCTCGGGATCGCGATTTGCCAGTTCGATCGCAGAGTTTACCATCATACAGCCTGACGGTGCATCGGGCTCGCCTTCTATTATCGAGTTGAAGATGAATTGCAGGGCTTCCCTTGCTGTCTGCAGATGACGTATTCCGTTGATTATGGAGCAGACAAACTGCTCGCCAAACCGATCCATCGCTTTGAGATAGAGGGTATGCTTATCTACAAAGGTATCGTACAAACTGCGACGATGAATACCCATATGCTCGGTCAGATCATTCATTGAAGTCTTCTCATAACCTTGTTCCCAGAAAAGCTTCATCGCTTTTTCCAGCACTTCATTTTCTTCGAATTCCTTGCTTCTTCCCATCAGGTCCCTCCTCCTGGCTGTCGATTCAGGCTGCATTCTATTGAGAACGATCATTCTAGTATAGCTAGTAAATAACTCTCTTTTGTTGTCTGGATTCATCCTAGCATATTGAGAACAATCAGTAAAGAATTATTTTTACCGATCGTTCCCAATAATAAAATGGATAGATCTCTAACGCCAAAACCATTACAGCAGATGATGGCGATCTTCGATCAGTGTCTTCATGCTGACATGGGATTTGGAT
It encodes the following:
- a CDS encoding NAD(P)H-dependent oxidoreductase, translated to MKTLIIVAHPHLHTSRVNRAWTEIMKTHPDTTVHTLYDAYPDHQLDIAYEQALLDSHDRIIFQYPLYWYSTPPLLKQWFDEVLAFGWAFGPDGNHMQGKEIGIAISTAGSSAAYQPGGSNLFTIRTIAAPMEALTHYVGAHYLPPFVLHNVHHITDEQITDSQLAYVQHLNTVRHVHTPDSITVNP
- a CDS encoding TetR/AcrR family transcriptional regulator, producing the protein MGRSKEFEENEVLEKAMKLFWEQGYEKTSMNDLTEHMGIHRRSLYDTFVDKHTLYLKAMDRFGEQFVCSIINGIRHLQTAREALQFIFNSIIEGEPDAPSGCMMVNSAIELANRDPEIDARSRAAFERAEDILTDIVTWGQSNGEFTTRYEARELAEQLHNALLGLRVTVRTSLPKEKLKQMAEMSIRMIEK
- a CDS encoding SDR family NAD(P)-dependent oxidoreductase, with translation MTNSIALVTGASKGIGLEVARQLGQQGITVLLSARTLAAAEEAASELRQENIDVQGVQLEVTNEEHINELAQWIEEKYGRLDILVNNAGVLLENSEYEGDVFRDTFEVNTYAPYRLTEKLLPLLLKSPAGRVVNQSSAIGSIALQLTNEQVQKLAQPAYAASKAALNMLTAYWSQQHKAAGLKVNSVHPGLVKTRLGGEHGELSVTDGAKTAVRLATLPAEGPTGEFYYMDDQLPW